One Drosophila virilis strain 15010-1051.87 chromosome 5, Dvir_AGI_RSII-ME, whole genome shotgun sequence DNA window includes the following coding sequences:
- the RhoGAP54D gene encoding uncharacterized protein RhoGAP54D produces MDMEYVNINEFNDLELATRMRTCNYEKYKSLVRMHLSFELELNTDEFDLPCHEIVYEDKGKLKKWNRLSKKHRLGHVGNAASVATVSSCAAGSGNKSVGNSPTECLQQQIDAGFQMHLLELKEFLMLEKNITQEGLFRKTGAVSRQNELRLHIQQDKPLELEQTGFSAHDCATVFKSFLAELPEPLLTDAHYPAHLQIAPLCQALTEKTQATLERQQHLLNSVQLLLLLLPEEHRELLQHIMEMLHAVALHEGSNKMSAENLATLFTPHLICPRNLPPEVLHYTAKRMSSIIAYMIVRSLEIFAVPAKLATDIRAYFLERKRKKTMSPEQTLDESISDISTVNTVYTFVDRAATAAATNTNNTDTELAQLYAHIQSLPESSKKRRLIKQFNKQNGQGTPLQLVVMNRLKNNEAARSAKSLGDSIKKHIFHKSLMSRTPKRAPALQAMTGSETPNLSHAKAPKLRVLFQSPTPAMTLNSSRVTKSSGINPLHTLHKSISSTSLKIESSSDSSSCGANSHSAPVSRQQSHELNARPATVPELDDIDACCVTPVKVISAVAQQLLSVADKKSVAWDDRRLLDIEEYSNPCTPVQQSSRYKSEPNLCSMRPQVHDDDEDAALTPIVEVSTTTASYGMGKSLTRKLMKGVSMGNLRFPFSTPETTKRLVRSVSATLKRRPSGSDDAKHAGSHLQNADAPLLEDVDDSDLEENEQIEDEDDDTLSEVNGSSNELPEGIGMAIDVSYHQQLLQSSVYRNLDLITSTPALRMARRSMSPITKSTQRMPKAMQESIMTPRSRKPVMLLNALGNGDKQQNQSFLEQQDEVLTSKQLEPPVLHSEDATSLGGYADILRRQQSFANVTLLTQRQRTSSSSNSNSTELELEPSIMGKPHNALSSDFKEYLLTRSVLTASPADLSFASRSDDFGGANTTQDIEDFDESELSPSLLYCLDGNEPAIASPLGSLNIGRKRSAGSPLKAALVQDAVHNKENISSRDTDEHLQTKKLLITSHEEYPGETAL; encoded by the exons ATGGACATGGAATATGTGAATATTAATGAATTTAACGACCTCGAGTTGGCGACGCGCATGCGCACCTGCAactatgaaaaatataaatctctCGTGCGCATGCACCTCTCGTTTGAGCTCGAATTGAATACCGATGA ATTCGATTTACCCTGTCACGAAATTGTATACGAGGACAAAGGCAAGCTTAAAAAGTGGAACAGGCTGTCCAAGAAGCACAGATTGGGCCATGTTGGCAACGCTGCGAGTGTTGCCACCGTGTCCAGCTGTGCcgctggcagcggcaacaaatcCGTGGGGAACAGTCCCACAGAGTGcttgcagcaacaaattgatGCAGGCTTTCAAATGCATCTACTGGAGCTAAAGGAATTTTTAATGCTAGAAAAGA ATATTACTCAGGAGGGGCTCTTTCGAAAAACGGGCGCTGTCTCGCGTCAAAACGAGCTGCGCCTACACATACAGCAGGACAAACCGTTGGAACTAGAGCAGACTGGGTTCTCGGCACACGATTGTGCTACCGTTTTCAAGAGCTTTCTGGCCGAGCTGCCTGAACCACTGCTGACCGACGCACATTATCCGGCACATCTGCAGATTGCACCACTTTGCCAAGCGCTTACCGAGAAGACGCAGGCCACATTAGAACGGCAGCAGCATCTTCTTAACTCGGTGcagttgctgttactgttgttgccgGAGGAGCATCGGGAGCTGTTACAGCATATCATGGAAATGTTGCACGCTGTTGCCCTTCACGAGGGGAGCAACAAGATGTCAGCAGAGAATCTGGCTACATTATTTACACCTCATCTAATATGTCCGCGCAATCTGCCGCCAGAGGTGCTGCACTATACTGCGAAGCGCATGTCCAGCATCATTGCATATATGATTGTGCGAAGCTTGGAGATTTTTGCCGTGCCCGCCAAGCTGGCAACCGATATTCGGGCGTACTTTCTTGAACGCAAACGCAAGAAAACCATGTCGCCGGAGCAAACGCTTGACGAGTCGATATCGGACATCTCAACGGTCAACACGGTGTACACTTTTGTAGATCGTGCTGCCACTGCAGCGGCCACCAATACCAACAACACAGATACGGAGTTGGCTCAATTGTATGCCCACATTCAAAGTCTGCCTGAGTCCTCAAAAAAACGGCGACTGATCAAACAgtttaacaaacaaaatggaCAGG GCACCCCATTGCAGTTAGTCGTTATGAACCGATTAAAGAACAACGAGGCGGCTCGTAGCGCAAAATCCCTTGGTGACTCTAtcaaaaaacatatatttcatAAGAGTCTTATGTCGCGTACTCCCAAACGGGCGCCTGCTTTGCAAGCTATGACCGGATCAGAG ACGCCTAATCTATCGCATGCCAAAGCTCCAAAGTTGCGCGTGCTCTTCCAAAGCCCCACGCCAGCCATGACACTGAACTCATCAAGAGTCACGAAATCATCCGGCATTAACCCACTACACACACTTCACAAGTCCATCTCATCCACATCTCTAAAGATAGAATCATCTTCGGATAGCAGCAGTTGCGGCGCAAATAGCCACTCCGCTCCCGTGAGCCGGCAGCAATCGCACGAGCTGAACGCTCGGCCAGCTACTGTGCCAGAGCTAGACGATATTGACGCGTGCTGTGTAACGCCGGTAAAGGTCATTTCCGCTGTGGCTCAGCAGCTGCTGAGCGTGGCTGATAAGAAGAGTGTGGCATGGGATGATCGTCGTTTGCTGGATATCGAGGAATACTCGAATCCCTGCACGCCCGTGCAGCAATCTTCGCGCTACAAGTCTGAGCCTAATCTGTGTAGTATGCGGCCACAGGTGCACGACGACGATGAAGACGCTGCGCTGACGCCGATTGTAGAGGTGTCAACAACAACGGCTAGCTATGGCATGGGCAAGTCGCTGACACGGAAGCTGATGAAGGGTGTCAGCATGGGCAATCTGCGTTTTCCCTTCAGCACACCAGAGACAACAAAACGTCTGGTACGCAGTGTTTCGGCGACTCTTAAGCGCCGTCCCAGCGGCAGCGATGATGCCAAGCATGCTGGGTCCCACTTGCAGAATGCGGATGCCCCGTTGCTGGAGGATGTGGATGATAGCGATCTGGAGGAAAACGAACAAATAGAAGATGAAGATGACGACACCTTGTCCGAGGTAAACGGCAGTTCCAACGAGTTGCCTGAGGGCATAGGCATGGCAATCGATGTCAGCTATCATCAGCAGTTGCTGCAGAGCAGTGTTTATCGCAACCTGGATTTGATAACAAGCACGCCAGCGTTACGAATGGCCCGCCGCTCCATGTCGCCCATAACCAAGTCCACACAACGCATGCCCAAAGCCATGCAG GAATCCATAATGACGCCACGATCGCGCAAACCTGTGATGCTGCTCAATGCCTTGGGCAATGGCGACAAGCAGCAGAATCAGAGCTTTCTCGAGCAACAGGATGAGGTGCTGACGAGTAAACAGCTGGAGCCACCGGTGCTGCACAGCGAAGATGCGACTTCCCTTGGAGGCTATGCAGATATACTTAGACGTCAGCAGAGTTTTGCAAACGTTACCCTATTAACACAACGGCAACgaacgagcagcagcagcaatagcaatagTACTGAGCTGGAACTGGAGCCTTCAATAATGGGGAAACCCCATAATGCCCTCTCAAGCGATTTTAA GGAGTATTTGCTTACGCGCAGTGTGTTGACAGCAAGTCCAGCGGATTTGTCATTTGCCAGCCGATCGGATGACTTTGGTGGTGCCAACACCACCCAGGATATTGAGGATTTCGATGAATCGGAGCTGAGCCCAAGCTTGCTGTATTGCTTGGATGGCAATGAACCGGCAATCGCTTCGCCTCTAGGTAGCTTAAATATTGGTCGCAAACGTTCGGCAGGTTCACCTCTAAAGGCTGCTCTTGTTCAGGACGCTGTGCACAATAAGGAAAACATTTCCAGCCGTGATACGGATGAGCATTTGCAAACGAAAAAACTTCTAATTACTTCTCATGAGGAGTATCCAGGCGAAACGGCTCTTTAG
- the LOC6627222 gene encoding protein PET100 homolog, mitochondrial, with amino-acid sequence MGTWVLEVAKMGMYMAFPVALFHIFNQPEYFEEWVTKKKRELYPPESKSHHEELQRAIREHHQKHDAEMMRAMQEAERKK; translated from the coding sequence ATGGGCACCTGGGTACTTGAGGTAGCCAAAATGGGCATGTACATGGCATTTCCAGTAGCGCTGTTTCACATATTCAATCAGCCCGAGTACTTTGAGGAATGGGTGACCAAAAAGAAGCGCGAACTTTATCCGCCGGAAAGCAAGAGCCATCACGAGGAACTGCAGCGCGCCATACGTGAACACCATCAGAAACACGATGCAGAAATGATGCGCGCAATGCAGGAGGCGGAACGCAAGAAGTAA
- the LOC6627221 gene encoding facilitated trehalose transporter Tret1, which translates to MAQAKVLPQYIAGLSAAFGAFCMGASMGWSAPVEKMLTEEEAYGFPVSSDQFGWVSSLLTLGATVVCIPAGFIIDWIGRRPTMLALIPPYMVGWILMIFAQNVMMLYFGRFILGVCGGAFCVTASMYTTEISTISTRGTLGSFFQLNTVSGLLYGYIVGGYLPLLTINILCAILPLIFAAVHFFMPESPVYLAMKGRPEDATKSLLWLRGKDCDVSYELKEILEETNKNADEPKVGTFQMLRRPITLKGIGIAVILQALQQWTGINAIMFYSTSIFEDVGADLSGRICTILIGATQVIMTLVATLIIDKAGRRILLLISAFFMAITTCLMGVYFQMKESDEASVASLGWLPITSILVFIVFFSIGFGPVPWLIMAELFTEDVKSVAGSIAGTSNWFSAFLVTKLFPLLKNSIGSAPTFWIFAGIAVVAFVYSLICVPETKGKTLPEIQLLLAGGKKNNDTETKGN; encoded by the coding sequence ATGGCACAAGCAAAAGTACTGCCACAATATATTGCCGGGCTGTCCGCAGCGTTTGGAGCCTTTTGTATGGGCGCCAGCATGGGCTGGTCAGCGCCTGTAGAGAAAATGTTGACGGAGGAGGAAGCTTACGGATTTCCAGTGTCCAGCGATCAATTTGGCTGGGTGTCTTCCCTGCTAACACTGGGCGCCACTGTCGTTTGCATACCCGCAGGATTCATTATTGACTGGATTGGCCGTAGACCGACGATGTTGGCTCTGATACCACCTTACATGGTGGGCTGGATTCTGATGATCTTTGCCCAGAATGTAATGATGCTCTATTTTGGACGTTTCATTCTGGGCGTTTGCGGTGGTGCCTTCTGTGTGACTGCCTCCATGTACACCACGGAGATCTCAACTATTTCCACACGTGGCACACTGGGAAGCTTCTTCCAGCTGAACACCGTCTCCGGACTGCTGTATGGCTACATTGTGGGCGGCTACCTTCCGTTGTTGACAATCAATATACTCTGTGCCATATTACCTCTAATCTTTGCCGCGGTGCACTTCTTTATGCCGGAGTCGCCGGTTTATTTGGCCATGAAAGGCCGCCCTGAGGATGCAACCAAATCTCTGCTCTGGCTGCGTGGCAAGGACTGCGATGTTAGCTACGAGCTCAAGGAAATTCTCGAGGAGACAAACAAGAATGCGGATGAGCCCAAGGTCGGCACCTTTCAGATGCTGCGACGTCCCATTACCCTTAAGGGAATTGGCATTGCGGTGATTCTGCAGGCCTTGCAGCAGTGGACGGGCATTAATGCCATCATGTTTTACTCCACATCCATTTTCGAGGATGTTGGTGCTGACCTCAGCGGTCGCATCTGCACCATTCTGATCGGAGCTACTCAAGTAATTATGACGCTTGTGGCAACTTTAATAATTGACAAGGCTGGTCGACGCATTCTCCTGCTTATTTCCGCCTTCTTCATGGCCATTACGACCTGCTTGATGGGCGTGTACTTTCAAATGAAGGAAAGCGACGAGGCTTCGGTGGCGTCTCTGGGATGGCTGCCCATCACCAGCATACTCGTGTTCATTGTGTTTTTCTCCATTGGCTTCGGGCCCGTGCCGTGGCTAATTATGGCCGAGTTGTTTACCGAAGATGTCAAGAGTGTCGCCGGCTCCATTGCGGGCACGAGCAACTGGTTCTCCGCATTTTTGGTCACAAAACTTTTTCCGTTATTAAAGAATAGTATTGGATCGGCGCCAACATTTTGGATATTTGCTGGAATCGCTGTCGTCGCTTTTGTCTACTCACTGATTTGTGTGCCGGAGACAAAGGGTAAAACGCTTCCCGAGATTCAGCTATTGTTGGCTGGCGGCAAAAAGAATAACGACACCGAGACGAAGGGCAATTAG
- the LOC6627220 gene encoding facilitated trehalose transporter Tret1-2 homolog codes for MVGQFDTSSGTEQNKPMAQAKVIPQYIAGLSAAFGAFCMGASMGWSAPVERMLTEEEAYGFPVSSDQFGWLSSLLTLGATVVCIPAGFIIDWIGRRPTMLALIPPYMVGWILMIFGQNVMMLYFGRFILGVCGGAFCVTASMYTTEVSTVAKRGTMGSFFELNTVSGLLYGYIVGGYLPLLTINILCAILPLIFAAVHFFMPESPVYLVMKGRPEDATKSLLWLRGKDCDVSYELKEILEERTKNADEPKVSILKMLRRPITLKGIGIAVMLQILQQWTGVNAIMFYSTSIFEDVGASLSGRICTILIGATQLVMTLVATLIVDKVGRRILLLVSAFFMAITTCLMGVYFQMKESDEASVASLGWLPITSTLVFIVASSIGFGPVPWLIMAELFTEDVKSIAGSIAGTINWFSAFLVTKLFPLLNNSIGSAPTFWIFSGIGFFAFVWTLIWVPETKGKTLLEIQHLLAGGRKSNPISQQVISSACVNSEVSSFTDRKDQGLYSHSAGVKKC; via the coding sequence ATGGTTGGCCAGTTTGATACTAGCAGTGGCACTGAACAGAACAAACCAATGGCGCAGGCAAAAGTGATCCCACAATATATTGCCGGTCTGTCCGCAGCGTTTGGAGCCTTCTGTATGGGCGCCAGCATGGGCTGGTCAGCGCCTGTAGAAAGAATGCTGACGGAGGAGGAAGCTTACGGGTTTCCAGTGTCCAGCGATCAATTTGGCTGGCTCTCCTCTCTTCTTACCCTGGGCGCGACTGTCGTTTGCATACCAGCCGGATTTATTATTGACTGGATTGGCCGTAGACCGACGATGTTGGCTCTGATACCACCTTACATGGTGGGCTGGATTCTGATGATCTTTGGCCAGAATGTGATGATGCTCTACTTTGGACGTTTCATTCTGGGCGTTTGCGGTGGTGCCTTCTGTGTGACTGCCTCCATGTACACCACGGAGGTATCTACCGTGGCCAAACGTGGAACGATGGGAAGTTTTTTCGAGCTCAACACAGTCTCGGGATTGCTGTATGGCTACATTGTGGGCGGTTACCTTCCGCTGTTGACCATCAATATACTCTGCGCCATATTACCTCTAATATTTGCCGCGGTGCACTTCTTTATGCCGGAGTCGCCAGTTTATTTGGTCATGAAAGGCCGCCCTGAGGATGCAACCAAATCTCTGCTCTGGCTGCGTGGCAAGGACTGCGATGTTAGCTACGAGCTCAAGGAAATTCTCGAGGAGAGAACCAAGAATGCGGATGAGCCCAAGGTCAGCATCTTAAAGATGTTGCGACGTCCCATAACCCTCAAAGGAATCGGCATTGCGGTGATGCTGCAGATTCTGCAACAGTGGACAGGTGTTAATGCCATTATGTTTTATTCCACATCCATTTTCGAGGACGTTGGTGCAAGCCTCAGCGGTCGCATCTGCACCATTCTGATCGGTGCTACCCAACTGGTTATGACTCTCGTGGCAACGTTGATAGTCGACAAGGTTGGACGACGCATTCTTCTGCTCGTGTCTGCCTTCTTCATGGCCATTACGACCTGCCTGATGGGCGTGTACTTTCAAATGAAGGAAAGCGACGAGGCTTCGGTGGCGTCTCTGGGATGGCTGCCCATTACAAGTACACTCGTCTTCATTGTGGCCAGCTCCATTGGCTTTGGGCCTGTGCCCTGGCTAATTATGGCCGAGCTTTTTACTGAGGACGTCAAGAGTATAGCTGGCTCAATTGCGGGCACCATAAACTGGTTCTCCGCATTTTTGGTAACAAAACTCTTTCCGCTATTAAATAATAGTATTGGATCGGCGCCAACATTTTGGATTTTTTCCGGCATCGGTTTCTTCGCTTTTGTATGGACCTTGATCTGGGTGCCGGAGACAAAGGGGAAAACGCTTCTCGAGATTCAGCATCTGCTAGCTGGCGGCCGCAAAAGTAATCCAATAAGCCAACAAGTAATTTCAAGCGCCTGTGTTAACAGTGAAGTATCTAGTTTTACCGATAGAAAAGATCAAGGACTTTATAGTCATTCCGCAGGGgtaaaaaaatgttaa
- the LOC6625512 gene encoding facilitated trehalose transporter Tret1-2 homolog: MAQAKVLPQYIAGLSAAFGAFCMGASMGWSAPVERMLTEEQAYGFPVSSDQFGWLSSLLTLGATVVCIPAGFIIDWIGRRPTMLALIPPYMVGWILMIFGQNVMMLYFGRFILGVCGGAFCVTASMYTTEVSTVATRGMMGSFFQLNIVLGLLYGYIVGGYLPLLTINILCAILPLIFAAVHFFMPESPVYLVMKGRPEDATKSLLWLRGKDCDVSYELKEILEERTKNADEPKVSILKMLRRPITLKGIGIAVMLQILQQWTGVNAITFYSTSIFEDVGGGLSGVVCSILVAVTQLIMTLVATLIIDKVGRRVLLLVSSFFIVITTCLMGVYFQMMEDDPRSVASIGWLPITSIIVFMMAGSVGLGPVPWLIMAELFTEDVKSVAGSIAGTASWFSAFLVTKLFPLMKDNIGPAATFWVYSGIAFVGFVWTLICVPETKGKTLHEIQQLLAGGKKYNSMEHTTLTSLSGRSEVFSFNLRTESKHQQFSTSSAKVINCRYS, translated from the coding sequence ATGGCACAAGCAAAAGTACTGCCACAATATATTGCCGGGCTGTCCGCAGCGTTTGGAGCCTTCTGTATGGGCGCCAGCATGGGCTGGTCAGCGCCTGTAGAAAGAATGCTGACGGAGGAGCAGGCTTACGGATTTCCAGTGTCCAGCGATCAATTTGGCTGGCTCTCCTCTCTTCTTACCCTGGGCGCGACTGTCGTTTGCATACCAGCCGGATTTATTATTGACTGGATTGGCCGTAGACCGACGATGTTGGCTCTGATACCACCTTACATGGTGGGCTGGATTCTGATGATCTTTGGCCAGAATGTGATGATGCTCTATTTTGGACGTTTCATTCTGGGCGTTTGCGGTGGTGCCTTCTGTGTGACTGCCTCCATGTACACCACGGAGGTATCTACCGTGGCCACGCGTGGAATGATGGGAAGCTTTTTTCAACTCAACATTGTCTTAGGATTGCTGTATGGCTACATTGTGGGCGGCTACCTTCCGCTGTTGACCATAAATATACTCTGCGCCATATTACCTCTAATATTTGCCGCGGTGCACTTCTTTATGCCTGAGTCACCCGTTTATTTGGTCATGAAAGGTCGGCCTGAAGATGCAACCAAGTCTCTTCTTTGGCTGCGTGGCAAGGACTGCGATGTCAGCTACGAACTCAAGGAAATTCTCGAGGAGAGAACGAAGAATGCGGATGAGCCCAAGGTCAGCATCTTAAAGATGTTGCGACGTCCCATAACCCTCAAGGGAATTGGCATTGCGGTGATGCTGCagattctgcagcaatggacAGGTGTTAATGCCATTACGTTTTATTCCACATCCATTTTCGAGGATGTTGGTGGCGGCCTGAGCGGTGTTGTGTGTTCTATTCTGGTTGCAGTTACCCAGCTGATTATGACTCTTGTGGCCACGTTAATAATCGACAAGGTCGGTCGACGCGTTCTGTTGCTGGTTTCCTCCTTCTTCATAGTCATAACCACCTGCCTAATGGGCGTCTATTTCCAAATGATGGAGGATGACCCGCGTTCGGTGGCATCTATAGGATGGCTGCCTATTACCAGTATAATCGTTTTCATGATGGCTGGCTCCGTTGGGCTTGGGCCCGTGCCGTGGCTTATTATGGCCGAGCTCTTTACTGAGGACGTCAAGAGTGTCGCCGGCTCCATTGCGGGTACTGCCAGCTGGTTTTCGGCATTTTTGGTCACAAAACTCTTCCCCCTTATGAAGGATAATATCGGACCAGCGGCAACATTCTGGGTATATTCCGGCATTGCATTCGTCGGCTTCGTGTGGACGCTAATTTGCGTGCCGGAGACGAAAGGTAAAACGCTTCACGAGATTCAACAGTTGCTCGCTGGTGGCAAGAAATATAATTCAATGGAGCATACAACATTAACAAGCCTTTCCGGCCGCAGTGAAGTATTCAGTTTTAACCTCCGCACTGAAAGTAAGCATCAACAATTTTCTACCAGTTCAGCAAAAGTTATTAATTGCCGTTACAGctga